The stretch of DNA GCGAATTTTTTGGTCCCTACGTACTAAACGACTAGCCTTGTGTTGCTTATGGGAGGCGATGTTCTGGCTTCTGGATAACAAATACACCTAAGGTTGTGTTGCTTAGTCCATAAATACGTTTTAGAGGCAGATAGCTCTTGATGTTTCTTCTAACCATACATTAATTAGAACAACACCATACAAAGTCACTAGTCTCCCAAAAGTATATTAAGCAAATACAGGGGGGGAAAATCTCCTTATCTCTACATATTGGTCTAGCCACTTGCTGTGAGGAAGAAAAAGGTCGAGCCAACCAAGAGGATCccaatccagaaaaaaaaaaaatcagctacTTTGGTTCGACCTTGGACTGGAAAGAATAGCCCCCGCTGTAGTCGAACGAGTCCGTGCTCACATCCTTGTCCTTCTTCGGAGGATCATTGTAAGGATGGTGAGGAGCCCCCTTGGTGACGTCGAACTCGGTGGCGGACGtcgaggcggaggtggaggagctgcTGAGCCCCTCGCTCTGCAGCATCACCTCGATCTCCTTGACGACCTCGCTCATGGACGGCCGGGCCGTGGCCACCTCGTCGACGCACCTGAGCGCCAGCTGCACAAACTTGCCGAACGCGGCGAGGCGGTTGGTGTTCATGATCCTGGCGTCGACCATGCCCCTGAGCCCGCAGAAGTCGGCGTCGGAGGTGTCGAACAGCCTATTGACCTCGCGGACGACGTACTTGCCCTTGTCGATCGGCTGCTTGGCCACGATCAGCTCGAGCATGACGACGCCGAAGCTGTAGACGTCGCTCTTCTCGGTCAGCTGCTGGGACATGTAGTACTCAGGGTCCAGGTACCCCTGCAGGTGAAACGATCAAACGACCAAATGAGTTAAAGCGATCGAGGTCGTCAGGATCACCGGAAGAAGAGAGGATGCTGGCATGGCAGTAGCAGATGCAATGACGACAGAATGAACTGCAGGGCTGAGCATACCAGTGTCCCTTTGACTTGGGTGCTGACGTGGCCCCTCTCGCTGTCGGAGACGAGCTTGGAGAGGCCGAAGTCGGCGACCTTGGCCGTGAGGTGGTCGTCCATGAGGATGTTGCTGGACTTGACGTCgcggtggatgatgggcgggtcggcgagctcgtggaggtaggccagcccgcgcgccgcgcccagCGCCACCCGGAGCCGCTTCTTCCAGTCGAGGTGCAGCCCGCTCTTGCCGGCGAGGCTGTCGCGCAGCGTGCCGCCGGGCATGAACTCGTAGACGagcatctgctccccctgctcGAAGCAGAACCCGACGAGGCCGACGAGGTTCTTGTGGTGCACGCGCGAGAGCAGCTCGATCTCCGTCTTGAACTCGTGCCCGCCCTGCATGGACCCCTGCTGCGCCCTCTTGATGGCGATGGGCTGCCCCGTCGGCAGCATGCCCCGGTACACCTTGCCGTAGCCCCCGTACCCGAGCTCGTTCGCCTCGGCGAAGTTGTTGGTGCTCCGCTTCAGCTCCTCGTAGGAGAACCACCTCGCCCCCTTGAgccgcggcgcgccgccccACTCCTCGCTCCGAGCCCACGACGCTGCCGCCGGACACACAGCTCGATCTCAGTGCGCGCCGCGTTATATTGTCAGACGTACGGACAGGACGCGGCAACGTGTTCGCGTGGGTACGTACCGAAAgggccgccgagctccgccttGGCCTTCTGCGCCCGCCGCCTCTGCACGAACGCGtagaccgccgccgcggcgagcgccACGAGCAGGACGCCGCAGCCGACCGCGATCCCGATGATCACGCCCTTGCTCTTGGACGGCGACCGGCTCTCTGCAGCCAAGCCATTCGAATTGAATCCGCCTCAGTCAGTGTGTCTCGTCACAAAAGTGGTCGAACCCCGCCAGCCATGCGAACGGAACAGAACAGAGCAGCACACGACCTGGGAACGGGTACGGCGAGGCGATGAAGTAGTAGGGGCCGAACTCCTTGGGCGGCTTGAACGTCTGGTTGCTGAGGTCGAAGCCGATGCGAATGACCTCGGAGCGGTTGAAGTAGGCGCTGCCGCCGGAGGGGAAGAGCTTCACCTGCACCTCCATGTAGGAGTCGCTGTTGAAGAAGGGGTCCTGCAGGAAGACGGAGCCCGGGGTGAGCGCCAGCTTCGTCCACAGCATGCTCTCCAGCGCCTGGAACGCCGTGCCGTTGCCCACGTCGCGGAAGAAGGGCGCCCGGAAGTACATGACCCCCTGGTACGGGTACGCGCACGCGCAGCTCTGCGGGCTCAGGCTCTGCCCCGCCGGGCACGGCCCCGAGAAGCACTTCACCAGGCTCGTCGAGTagggcgccgacgccgcccgcTGCGTCAGGTTGCAGTACGCCGCATTGGGCAGCTGCTCCAGCTCGCACACGGGGTTCCCGGCCAGCCTGAATGGAGGAAACCCAAAGGGATCAAGAAGTTGGTTGGTAGATTGTCGTAGCCGCAGGCAGCAGGCAGAATCCAGAAGCTCTTGCGTTgcgcggcgcgggggcgggCCACTCACGCGAGGGTGCCGCTGTAGCTGGAGGTCACGATGAAGGAGGAGAACTCGTTGTCCTTGAAGCTCACGAGGCTGAGCTCGCTGCTGATGCTCCTGCCCATGTCCAGGGTGCCGTTGAGCGCGTTGTCGTCGAGGATCCTGCAAAACAAATCAAGTCCCAACCCGGCCGCTCCAAGCTCGTCACTTCGTTTCACAGATAAGTCTCATcggaatttgatttgaattcgaAGTTTGGTGACGAGTGAGCTCTTACACTTGATTCAACTGCGCGTCGCTGAACAGCCTTGGCGGCACGGTGCCGTAGAGCCTCCCGGACTGTATGATCCTTGATGAACACCCCAAGATCGTGTCAGATTTTGTTGAATAGGCGTATGGTGTGCGGATCTGCAAGGTTTGAAGGAGAGACTTACAGAGCTGAGAGCTGTGGTAGCCTCCAAAACCACGCTGGGCACGGGGAAGGATCAAACGTGTTGTTGCTCAGATCACTGAGGTATAGTTAGACCAGAAGAATTTTCAGATTAACCTTGTCCAGTGATGGGTTTAAACAGCATGATAGATAAATCTTCATGATGCAGATTGCTTACACGTAATTGAGAGCATCCATCCCAGTTAGATCTGGCAAGGTTCCGGTGAGCTGGTTGTTGGCCAAGTTGCTGAAACGTACCGATACTATGTTTAGTATGAGTTTATCTTCTCTACACACAACTGCAGTTGAACTAGATATATATGGTACTGTGTAAATCTTGAACAACTTACAGCTCATTTACTTTGGTGAGGTTCTTCAGATTTGAAGGAACTGGACCAGAGAGGGAATTTCTGTCCAGCCGTCTGTTCAATCAACATGCAGACCAGACCAGAGGAATGGCTGTCAGTTTCATATTTGATactcgtttcaaaaaaaaatcgttccaaaaaaatatttgataCAGAATTATGGATAGATTCATCTGAACCGTTTCTTTTAGCAAAATTAAGGAAACTTACACAACTTCAAGTGTACTGACAAGCCCAAGAGAGTCTGGGATACTCCCGGTGAATTTATTTCCGTCAAAGATCCTGCGGCAAGTATCTTAAGGTGTCAGTAAAATGCCATCGAATTGCAAAAACGTTTTGAAACAGGAAATTCAGGAGCTCACAGATGGATCAGGGTCATCTCTGGGCTGAAGAGAGCGTCAGGGATCGGACCAGACAATTGGTTCTTGTTGAAGTGACTGCAGATAAGCATTCAGAAGTACAAACCAGAGCGCTTCAGTTAGCGATAcattccattttttttcatgttgATGACTGACAGATGAAACAGCAGTCAACAAAATTATCTGGACCTACAAGTGTTTGGTTTTTAAAAGCTTGTCTAGGCCCATTCCACCGCTTGTCGAAATCGGCAGGGGACCGCTCAGTTGATTGTCAGCGATATCAAACCAGTAGAGGCTGGAGAGATTGCCCAGCGAcgctggtatttttccagagaACTGATTTGAATTCAGTGCCCTGAAATACAGAGATGTCAAGTTTACCTGAAAAAAGTAAACTtctgaagaaaaagaagaaagggcagtATCATCCTCCTTACATGTAGGACAGCTTTGGCAGACTTCCTAGTTCATCCGGGATGGTGCCATGGAAACTGCAACCGGCAAGAATCCTGCCAAACATGCACTCCATATTAGCATCTCACAAGGGAAAAGGCAAAGGCTAAAACGAAAGAGAAGAACACCGAACAAGTCTGGAACTAACAAGGTGGTGAGCTGCCTCAAGCTTCCGATGTTCGGAGTGAGCACGCCGCTGAGGTCCTTGTTGAATGATAGGTCCCTGCAAACACATAATTTTCTCATGGTTCACTGTTGCGAGCTGGTGCTAGAAGCCTAGAGCAGAAACGTTAAGCTGCGAGAGTGGTGCTACTTACAGGGATTGCAGGTCACTGAGTTGCCCTATGTCAGCAGCTAGCAGTCCTTTGATGCCCATGGTGGACAGCTTTCTGAAAGAGTTGAGAGGACAGTCTCGGTAGATTGAGTCTGTGAGCGTGCAACGAAATTTTTACTCTTGAGTTCCGAGTACACCTACATGGAGATCACTTTGTTGTTGGCGCACGTCACTCCCTCCCATGGCGAATCGCCGCAGGGGTCGTCGGACTGTCCCCAGGTCGGCGGCGCGTTCTGCCACTGATCCACCAACGCCCGGAGCACGGAGGCTGCAGGCAAACTCCATGGTTAATCTCATCTCTTAACTCGAGACAACAGAATTCCTATCGCTAGCTGTTGCCTGATCATCGACAAAGAAATAGTAGTTCAGACTAGAAAAGAAGAGCAAACTCGCTACGCATAACAAAAACAGTATCCGAAAGCCGCAAGTGGACCATGGTCGAGAGCCATGCAAGGCTACTCACTGTCCTGGCTGTCCGTCATGCCATGGCACGCCCGGGCGCACGCCGCGAGCAcgacggccgcggcgagagcggcggcgaGCCCCATCGTCCTCCTCCCACCGCGCCCGTCTGCTGCCTCCATCTCCATGCGCGAACAACCCCCACACACGCGTGCCGGTTCGTGTGATGGTGCCTGGAAAGTTTGTTTTTCCATGGGGGGATTAAAGGTGGTAATGGGAAGATTAGTGTAACACCTAGGCCTTTATCCTCGGTATTTAGGTTAAATAAGGTCATTAGTTTCGAACTCACTCGGCAAAGCACAAGCTGGAACTTCTCCTGTCAGATTGggcgggaccggtctgaccggtcgggacaaccggtttgaccggtctaaccggagCTTCACCGTTTGGGGGCCCACATCATTTAAACCACTACCTCTCTCTCACCGTGCTGAACTCGAGCTCGGGCTCTCCCGTGCTCCCCCtctcaccccaaaccctagagcccAATCCTCCCTCTCCATTGGATTCCAAGGGCGGGGAGAGCTTCAAATCGGTCAAGGATCGTCTCCTCCACGATCTTCTCCATGGGGTGACGCGGGACCGCGAGATCTTCGTGGAGAAAGGAGCATTTCAAGGTAAATCTAGGAGTTGGATCGATCTCTCGCTCTAAAAGGTTTTAGGTAGTTTCCTTCGGTCAAAAACGTCCTAATGGATCCCAGAAACTAGTGCCTAGAAgggttgttggattgatggacGATTTTGCCGCGCCAAGGAATCCTAGGTTTTGCTCtgagtaggaccggtctgaccggtctgatggaccggtctgaccggtatcaaGTCAGGTCaagggggaccggtctgaccggtattggggaccggtctgaccggtgctagctGAGCTGGGAGGGTGCAGTTAGGGTTAGTTGGCACAGATTGTTAGGAATTGGTTTGGTTTATTCTTATAATTTTTATAaactcatgcatgcattctcatgtcatatacatatgcatacgtgtagtaGCCGCGACGGAGGAGGTCGTAttcgaggtggttgcggagccgcAGGAGCCCCAGGGGcgagccccgcagcaggaggttcgCATGgagccggcccaaggcccggctAACCCCAGTACTGAGCAGCAGgcacaaggcaagccccggtgcacatccttctattttaaattatgacgcCTATGTATAtgttctattacttgtgcattaggtgtaggaattatttggaaccttagttgcatgattccctaggattccctgagttatactagtatgtataggacgatagaagtgctatgcctAATAGTcgcgatagaagtcgagtgactcttgtcactcgcgagatataggaaatctttagaagccgagtaattgccggttactcgcgagatacattattatcttcGTACTTCAATATTTGACTTGGATTGGAATGGATATGGAAATGTGAGACCAGGCGGGGATGATGATGTTAGGTGGTAGCAGgatagggttcctgggtgtcttagccccgtccgtgtcgattgaggaccgctcgttgtggcagtgctgatcggggattgaattgcactaaccgcatgccgggagtagcaggtagtcgaaaccggtaagtctagtactgcctcgcttcgaaagtacagaactgcatcaccaccccgtagggcgagtcgagtagtcgcggagataCGGGATGCATAtttttacttttggtggtctcacgttgagctcggctgactatatgaaggtggggtggttctgtagttcgaggcggggaggggaatggttggcgtGTATAGTCcaacggggcaaatacgtgccgtgttggttaggtccaccttgcaaggttaaatcagatcgattcgccgtgtctcacggttatgagggccttggtctctttgtcacaccgtagcgaATGAGCTAGGGTATTAGAGATATAAAAATGAATATAAATTCTGAACCTTATTTGGATGCTCCACATGTGTGTGTAGACAGGCAAACTTTAGTGAGAGTCTAGCTATATAAAATATGCGGCTAAAAtgttgaaagtaaggatacacT from Panicum virgatum strain AP13 chromosome 9K, P.virgatum_v5, whole genome shotgun sequence encodes:
- the LOC120652481 gene encoding leucine-rich repeat receptor protein kinase HPCA1-like produces the protein MEKQTFQAPSHEPARVCGGCSRMEMEAADGRGGRRTMGLAAALAAAVVLAACARACHGMTDSQDTSVLRALVDQWQNAPPTWGQSDDPCGDSPWEGVTCANNKVISIKLSTMGIKGLLAADIGQLSDLQSLDLSFNKDLSGVLTPNIGSLRQLTTLILAGCSFHGTIPDELGSLPKLSYMALNSNQFSGKIPASLGNLSSLYWFDIADNQLSGPLPISTSGGMGLDKLLKTKHFHFNKNQLSGPIPDALFSPEMTLIHLIFDGNKFTGSIPDSLGLVSTLEVVRLDRNSLSGPVPSNLKNLTKVNELNLANNQLTGTLPDLTGMDALNYVDLSNNTFDPSPCPAWFWRLPQLSALIIQSGRLYGTVPPRLFSDAQLNQVILDDNALNGTLDMGRSISSELSLVSFKDNEFSSFIVTSSYSGTLALAGNPVCELEQLPNAAYCNLTQRAASAPYSTSLVKCFSGPCPAGQSLSPQSCACAYPYQGVMYFRAPFFRDVGNGTAFQALESMLWTKLALTPGSVFLQDPFFNSDSYMEVQVKLFPSGGSAYFNRSEVIRIGFDLSNQTFKPPKEFGPYYFIASPYPFPESRSPSKSKGVIIGIAVGCGVLLVALAAAAVYAFVQRRRAQKAKAELGGPFASWARSEEWGGAPRLKGARWFSYEELKRSTNNFAEANELGYGGYGKVYRGMLPTGQPIAIKRAQQGSMQGGHEFKTEIELLSRVHHKNLVGLVGFCFEQGEQMLVYEFMPGGTLRDSLAGKSGLHLDWKKRLRVALGAARGLAYLHELADPPIIHRDVKSSNILMDDHLTAKVADFGLSKLVSDSERGHVSTQVKGTLGYLDPEYYMSQQLTEKSDVYSFGVVMLELIVAKQPIDKGKYVVREVNRLFDTSDADFCGLRGMVDARIMNTNRLAAFGKFVQLALRCVDEVATARPSMSEVVKEIEVMLQSEGLSSSSTSASTSATEFDVTKGAPHHPYNDPPKKDKDVSTDSFDYSGGYSFQSKVEPK